ATTGCTTAGGAGTAATAAATACAATTAATAAAATGAATGCCACTTTTGCTTCAGAGTTACCTCCTTGTGGTAGAGTTTCATTTTTTTCTCAATCTGGTGCTTTGGGAGTTGCCTTAATTGATTGGGCTATAGAAAATAATTTTGGTTTTGGTAAATTTGTGAGTCTTGGTAACAAAGCAGATCTTAATGAAACAGATTTTTTAGAATATTTTGGAGAAGATCCAGAAACAGATATTATCCTTGGGTATATTGAAGATATCAAAGATGGGAAAAGGTTTTTAGAAGTTGCTAAAAAAGTTTCTAAAATTAAACCGGTAATAATTATTAAAGCAGGAACAACTGAGGCAGGAGCAAAGGCAGCTTCATCTCACACTGGTGCTTTTGCTGGATTTGACAGAGCTTTTTCTGAAGCATTTAAAAAAGCAGGTATTATAAGAGTGAATTCTATCAAGGAATTATTTGAAACAGCAGAAATATTTAAATTAAATAAAATTCCCAAAGGAGATAGATTGCTTGTAATAACAAATGCAGGAGGACCAGGAATAATTGCTGCAGATACAGCTGATAAACTTGGAATAAAGCTTGATCCTATGAGCGAAGAATCAATTGAAGCTATAATAGATAAACTTCCTCCCACTGCTTCTTTATATAATCCTATAGATATAATAGGAGATGCTACCTCAGAAAGATATAAAGTAGTTCTTGAACAAGCAATAAAAGATAGATACGTTGACGGGATATGTGTTATCCTCACCCCTCAAGCTGTAACTGATGTAGAAAATGTAGCTACAGAAATTGTAAGGATAAGTCAAAATACAGAAAAACCAGTATTTGCTTGTTTTATAGGTGGTAAAAAAGTTAGCTCTGCAATAAAAATTTTAAAATCTCAACAAATCCCTTGCTATTCTGATCCATCAGTAGCTATTTCATCTTATAAGAAGTTAATTGATTTTAGTATAATTAAAAATAAAAAAGAACCAGAAATTCCCAAAATTGAAATATCATTAGAAAATAAAGAAAAGGTAAGGCTCATTTTAGAAATCCTTGAAAATGCAGGTGTAAGCTCAGTAGGAGAAGAAAATGCTACAGAAATTTTATCCCTTTATGGATTTAATTTTCCAAAAAAAGCTTTAGCTAAAACTCCTGAGGAAGCAGTAGAAATTGCAGAAAAAATAGGGTATCCTGTAGTTTTGAAAGTCTCTTCTCCAAATATTTTACATAAAACAGATGTGGGAGGTGTTAAATTAAATCTTAAAAATGCAGAAGAAGTTTATAACGCATTTGTAGATATTACTATCAATGTAAAAAGATTTATGCCTAATGCTTATATAAAAGGGGTGATGGTTTACGAAATGATAACAGGTGGGAAAGAAGTTATTTTGGGAGTTAGTTATGATACCACCTTTGGGCATATGCTTATGTTTGGATTAGGAGGTATATATGTAGAAGTTTTAAAAGATGTTTCTTTTAGAATAGCACCTCTTACAAAGGAAGAAGCTTATGAAATGGTAGAGGAAATAAAGGGAGCTAAAATATTGGAAGGTGTAAGAGGAGAACCACCTTATGATAAAGAAAATATAGTTGATAAAATTTTAAGACTTTCCCAATTGGTTACAGATTTTCCCATAATAAAAGAAATTGATATCAATCCTTATGTGGTAAAGCATCAAGGAGGGGTTGCACTTGATGCAAGAATGATAATAGGAAAACTATAAAAATTGCAGGAGGAAAATAAAATGTTGCCTGTATTTTTAGTTTCTAATAAACCATTTACAGGGAAAAATTTAATAGCTTTGGGATTAGCTTTAAATTTAAAAGAAAGGGGCTATAAAGTTTCCTATATGAAGCTAATAGGTAAATTTCCTTATAGAAAGGATAATCAAATTATAGATGAAGAGGCTTACTTTATTCATTCTATGTTAGAATCTCAAGACCCTGCAGAATATTGTTCTCCTTTTGTATGGACCTATCAAGTTCAATATAAACTTTTTGAAGGAGAAGATTTAAAAATAGAAGAAAAAATTTTTGAAATAATTAATAATCAAAAAGATAAGGATATACTTTTTATAATTAGTGGAGATACCTTTTTTGAAGGTTATAGTTTGGGAATTGATTCTTTAAGCATCATAAAAAAATTAAAAACAAAAACTCTTGTAATTCAAACTTGGGAAGGAGAAACCTCAATTGACGATATTTTAGGAATAAAAGATTTAGCTTCTGATAACTTTTTAGGAGCGGTTTTAAATAAAGTTCCTCCAGAGCAATATTTTTATTTAAAAGAAACTGTGGTGCCCTTTCTTATAAATAAAGGAGTAAAGGTTTTTGGAGTGTTTAAAAAAGACAAATTCTTAGAATCTGTTACAGTGAGAAGATTATTAGAAATTGTAAACGGTGGGATTGTATGTGGAGAGGATAAATTGGATGAATTTGTAGAAAATTATCTTGTAGGAGCAATGGATCCTGGGCAGGCTTTACCATATTTTTTAAGAGTCCACAATAAAGCTGTGATTACAGGGGTTCACAGAACAGATATTCAGATCTTAGCTATGGAAACATCAACTAAATGTCTTATTTTGACTGGTGGTTTACATGCAGATGAAAATATAGTAAATATAGCTAAAAGTAAAGGAATACCTATAATTGTTACCTCTTTAGATACCTTCTCTGCAGTGGATAGGATTCAAAATATAATGGGAAAGGCTATACTTAAAGAAAAAGACAAAGCTCTAAAATTTAAAGAAATTTTGGCTAAGGAATTTGATATAGAAGGTTTTTTAAAAGAATTAAACCTTTAAAAATTAAAAATGGTAAAGATTATTTCTGCCAAATGGATTTTATTTTCTTCAGAAGAAAGACCTCTTAAAAATGGGTGTATCGTTATAGAAAAGGATAGAATAATTGACTTAGGTTTAAAAGAAGAAATTATTTCTAAATATGAAAATTCTGAAGTAATAGATTTAGGAAATAAAATTTTATTTCCAGGCTTAGTTAATGCTCATACCCATGCTCCTATGAGTATTTTTAGAGGAATTGCAGAAGATTTACCTCTTATGGTTTGGCTTAAAAACTACATTTTTCCTATTGAAGCAAAGCTTAAAGAAGAATGGGTTTACTGGGGAACAAAATTGTCCATTATTGAAATGATAAAGTCAGGAATTACAATGTTTTGTGATATGTACCTTTTTGAAAAGGAGGTTATAAGAGCAGTAGAAGAATCAGGTTTAAAAGCTTTAGTTGGAGAAGGAATTTTTGATTTTCCATCTCCCAGTTATGGGCCTTTAGAAAAGGGTTTTGAACTTACAAAAGAGCTTCTTAAAAATTTTAAAAATCATCCCCGAATTAAAATAGCTGTTTCTCCTCACACTTTATACACTTGCTCTCCAGAGACAGTTAAAAAATG
The window above is part of the Thermodesulfobacterium geofontis OPF15 genome. Proteins encoded here:
- the acs gene encoding acetate--CoA ligase alpha subunit — protein: MLDFIFKPNSIAVIGASEDEKKIGHVVFRNLVKQGFEGKVYPVNPKREEILGIKCYPSVKDLPEKIDLAIIVIPAKGVPSVIKDCASAGVKGLIVITAGFREIGGEGIKLEQEIVELVKKYGIRMVGPNCLGVINTINKMNATFASELPPCGRVSFFSQSGALGVALIDWAIENNFGFGKFVSLGNKADLNETDFLEYFGEDPETDIILGYIEDIKDGKRFLEVAKKVSKIKPVIIIKAGTTEAGAKAASSHTGAFAGFDRAFSEAFKKAGIIRVNSIKELFETAEIFKLNKIPKGDRLLVITNAGGPGIIAADTADKLGIKLDPMSEESIEAIIDKLPPTASLYNPIDIIGDATSERYKVVLEQAIKDRYVDGICVILTPQAVTDVENVATEIVRISQNTEKPVFACFIGGKKVSSAIKILKSQQIPCYSDPSVAISSYKKLIDFSIIKNKKEPEIPKIEISLENKEKVRLILEILENAGVSSVGEENATEILSLYGFNFPKKALAKTPEEAVEIAEKIGYPVVLKVSSPNILHKTDVGGVKLNLKNAEEVYNAFVDITINVKRFMPNAYIKGVMVYEMITGGKEVILGVSYDTTFGHMLMFGLGGIYVEVLKDVSFRIAPLTKEEAYEMVEEIKGAKILEGVRGEPPYDKENIVDKILRLSQLVTDFPIIKEIDINPYVVKHQGGVALDARMIIGKL
- a CDS encoding DRTGG domain-containing protein, whose protein sequence is MLPVFLVSNKPFTGKNLIALGLALNLKERGYKVSYMKLIGKFPYRKDNQIIDEEAYFIHSMLESQDPAEYCSPFVWTYQVQYKLFEGEDLKIEEKIFEIINNQKDKDILFIISGDTFFEGYSLGIDSLSIIKKLKTKTLVIQTWEGETSIDDILGIKDLASDNFLGAVLNKVPPEQYFYLKETVVPFLINKGVKVFGVFKKDKFLESVTVRRLLEIVNGGIVCGEDKLDEFVENYLVGAMDPGQALPYFLRVHNKAVITGVHRTDIQILAMETSTKCLILTGGLHADENIVNIAKSKGIPIIVTSLDTFSAVDRIQNIMGKAILKEKDKALKFKEILAKEFDIEGFLKELNL